The Rhizoctonia solani chromosome 14, complete sequence genome has a segment encoding these proteins:
- a CDS encoding Tuberin: MDYCNDFFALALMLNVARNCPPRRSLFHTPNSDLNLIEELWQDTYQLLQKQGSAFWESTIAEHAKSLARELIYRASRYQIVFLLGSRSGRTDWLSVSASTISRIEVLAGNKKLTDPKLWDEAWNSAWKKNWNNAWKEFGPTTQLRNSGRIQAVTGIAGGTTISMNGRAHSRVVGRIPIKLVLSQSSSDMVNAILGRDDNSHSSFARDEGEVPHPPGANTPPSFARDRESSYGPIYRSAIEPLISNTFRPSNQVANPYINHIHAVSKLSRGVSWIGSSCVLSGSGAHEIWATPQESAIEAAWTVAWPEGERLGREAATSVESVTSNPRSSQSGAKPRRHTMHPSVVGVILATKAVAHLAIRTTRLVHTVVDRDQQVLSNSASNIPSSTTLREQVPRELDRTSHMVNSPIRESPRFGKSVPVLLSSTPSKTLVSGSSSGEMDPTALNTGLRSISEVSSQVHLPTTSKAAPNMSPVTISGVMSEPFAIPEPEQATVGHTRNSYPSTRPSSSATTRQRSESARRVLRRHVIPRLSDAQRNSQLEDAFVGKTKEKTYQEKKDNARQTASNKAELNRQLAHEQLSKVDPTKQAEQAWEQMMSVSGTDQFRQNLNVLAKQEWDKVTEKCRKAPFLAPVTCSSRWEESYAENWAKTWKGTWGAAWETCWDQAFKEAIVRGIEFGVEDALDSALGLKRRTYEQLRSGESYSKLKDVLGSKSPPEILEQVYQWMRELAYLSESLNHIIPTLRDDCMEIMVFKKFKTRAIVTFVTNLGVTETEPTPTRMSHFELQTWLTKEYIPWRVDNDDQILNVFLQGIAEVWDLVSELS, from the exons ATGGATTACTGTAACGACTTTTTCGCCCTTGCCCTTATGCTAAACGTCGCTCGAAATTGTCCCCCGCGCCGAAGCCTTTTCCATACGCCGAATTCAGATCTCAACTTGATCGAAGAGCTTTGGCAAGATACATATCAACTCCTTCAAAAACAAGGCAGCGCATTTTGGGAAAGTACTATTGCAGAGCACGCAAAGAGCTTGGCGAGGGAATTGATTTACAGGGCATCTCGGTATCAGATCGTGTTTCTATTAGGAAGTAGATCGGGTCGAACAGATTGGTTATCGGTTTCAGCTTCAACAATTTCTCGGATTGAAGTTTTAGCTGGAAACAAGAAGCTGACAGATCCAAAATTGTGGGACGAGGCCTGGAACAGTGCCTGGAAGAAGAACTGGAACAATGCCTGGAAGGAATTTGGACCAACGACTCAGCTGCGCAACAGTGGCAGAATTCAAGCCGTTACTGGTATTGCTGGGGGCACGACAATTTCCATGAATGGACGTGCTCATAGTAGGGTAGTAGGAAGAATTCCCATCAAACTAGTATTATCACAGTCCAGTAGCGATATGGTTAACGCTATTCTGGGTAGAGATGATAACTCCCACAGCTCATTTGCACGTGACGAGGGCGAAGTTCCACACCCCCCTGGCGCAAACACTCCGCCATCATTTGCACGTGATCGCGAAAGTAGTTATG GACCTATTTATCGCTCAGCAATCGAGCCATTGATAAGTAATACTTTTCGTCCTTCGAACCAAGTGGCCAACCCGTACATAAACCATATTCATGCTGTCAGCAAGCTCAGCCGTGGTGTAAGCTGGATAGGGAGTTCCTGTGTACTCTCAGGTTCTGGAGCACATGAAATTTGGGCGACACCTCAAGAAAGCGCGATAGAGGCTGCATGGACTGTGGCATGGCCGGAAGGAGAGCGCCTAGGTCGAGAGGCCGCGACTTCGGTGGAGAGTGTTACTTCCAATCCTCGTTCGTCTCAGAGCGGTGCCAAACCACGGAGGCATACAATGCACCCCAGCGTCGTAGGTGTGATTCTGGCCACAAAGGCAGTTGCCCATTTGGCTATTCGAACCACTCGGTTGGTTCACACTGTAGTTGATCGAGATCAGCAAGTATTATCAAACAGCGCATCCAATATCCCCAGCTCGACGACCCTTCGCGAGCAAGTTCCGAGAGAGCTTGATCGAACGTCACACATGGTCAATAGCCCGATTCGGGAGTCTCCTCGATTCGGGAAGAGTGTTCCCGTCCTTTTATCTTCAACGCCAAGTAAAACATTGGTCTCTGGAAGTTCAAGCGGGGAAATGGACCCCACAGCTCTTAATACTGGCTTACGTTCAATATCAGAAGTTTCATCTCAAGTACACCTACCTACTACCTCTAAGGCCGCACCTAATATGTCACCCGTGACAATCTCAGGGGTAATGTCCGAGCCATTTGCTATCCCAGAACCAGAACAAGCCACGGTTGGACATACCCGTAATTCCTACCCATCCACTCGTCCGTCAAGTTCAGCCACAACACGGCAGCGCAGTGAGTCGGCAAGAAGGGTCCTTCGCAGACATGTTATCCCCCGCTTGTCCGATGCTCAGCGAAACAGTCAACTGGAGGATGCGTTTGTGGGTAAGACCAAAGAGAAGACGTATCAAGAAAAGAAAGATAATGCTAGGCAAACTGCTTCAAATAAAGCGGAATTGAATCGACAACTTGCTCATGAGCAACTATCCAAAGTCGACCCCACCAAGCAAGCTGAGCAAGCCTGGGAACAAATGATGTCAGTTTCCGGTACGGATCAGTTTCGTCAAAACCTAAATGTCTTAGCCAAACAAGAGTGGGATAAAGTAACGGAAAAGTGCAGAAAAGCGCCTTTTTTAGCACCCGTGACGTGTAGCTCTAGGTGGGAGGAAAGTTATGCAGAGAACTGGGCGAAAACttggaaggggacgtggggTGCGGCTTGGGAGACATGTTGGGACCAGGCGTTTAAAGAAGCTATTGTAAGAGGGATAGAGTTTGGTGTAGAAGACGCTCTAGATTCTGCACTGGGCCTGAAAAGGAGGACGTACGAACAACTTCGGTCGGGGGAGTCCTACAGCAAACTAAAAGACGTACTAGGAAGCAAATCACCTCCTGAGATCCTTGAACAGGTTTATCAGTGGATGAGAGAACTCGCTTATCTTTCCGAATCGCTCAACCATATAATACCCACTCTCCGTGACGACTGCATGGAAATAATGGTTTTCAAGAAATTTAAG ACCAGGGCCATCGTCACCTTTGTAACAAACCTGGGGGTAACAGAAACAGAACCAACCCCCACACGAATGTCACACTTTGAGCTCCAGACATGGCTAACAAAGGAATATATCCCTTGGAGAGTTGACAATGATGATCAAATACTTAATGTTTTTCTGCAGGGAATAGCAGAAGTTTGGGACTTGGTATCAGAGCTTAGTTGA
- a CDS encoding Transposable element Tcb2 transposase, with protein MAQYTSPKTKAQIIALKKLKYSDWAIVQLLQPETKVSHATVGCIWAKYGLADCPLNQHNPIPGRPQKLTPSNIRFAALALAWSRVLTAANIRQQYFPAIGSSTLCCYLQELGLWPYKRCQVPLLTYQHRKAHCAWAHSQLFWPQSRWDNIVFSDKVQIKLFGANSGQYYWRQPGESLYNPQYTKKTISHGGGGIFIWGCVTQEGVGQLYLIQCKLNALGYIEILGDAFFGTLANYKITLFDITFQHDQDPKHTARLTQHWLASWGVSVLPWLSKSLDLNIIENVWWHLKEHVRTHQPPTSNKEELWKIVRDKWKQISPKYIGNLYDSLPHQVQAVYLAKGGNTKY; from the coding sequence ATGGCTCAATACACTAGTCCCAAGACTaaggctcagataattgcgctgaaaaagctcaaatactcagattgggctattgttcagcttttgcaacctGAGACCAAGGTCTCTCACGCTACTGTTGGTTgtatctgggccaagtatggacttGCTGATTGCCCACTCAATCAACacaatcccattcctgggcgCCCACAAAAGTTAACCCCCAGCAACATCAGATTTGCTGCTTTGGCCCTAGCTTGGAGTAGAGTACTGacagcagcaaatattagACAGCAGTACTTCCCTGCCATTGGGTCCTCTACCCTCTGCTGCTACCTccaagagctgggtttaTGGCCGTACAAACGCTGCCAAGTACCCCTGCTCACTTATCAGCATAGGAAAGCCCATTGCGCATGGGCCCACAGTCAattattctggccacaatcaCGCTGGGACAACATTGTCTTCTCAGAcaaagtccaaatcaagttatttggggcCAACAGTGgccaatattactggaggcAACCTGGTGAGTCCCTGTATAATCCCCaatacaccaaaaagacaatatctcatggtggtgggggtatcttcatttgggggtgcGTTACCCAAGAGGGAGTTGGGCAATTGTACCTTATACAATGCAAGCTGAACGCCCTgggatacattgaaatccttggggacgccttctttggaaccctTGCCAACTATAAAATCACCCTGTTTGACATTACATTccagcatgaccaagatccaaagcatacagccaggctgacacaaCATTGGCTTGCCAGTTGGGGTGTAAGCGTCCTCCCATGGCTGTCAAAAAGCCTGGATTTGAACATAATTGAGAATGtctggtggcatctgaaggagCACGTGCGTACTCACCAACCTCCCACTTCAAATAAggaagaattatggaaaatagtgagggacaaatggaaacaaatttccccaaaatatattggcaatttgtatgattcattaccgcatcaagtacaagctgtgtatttagctaaaggtggaaacaccaaatactag